In Burkholderia savannae, one genomic interval encodes:
- a CDS encoding response regulator, which translates to MNQTIYLVDDHAVLRDGLRALLEPAGYRVVGEGWIPQAVLRDIMRAPPDVVLLDLSLGEHSGLELLGEMHRRKLPSRVLVLSMLSQPRQVLDAVRMGAMGYVLKGSKGGEVIEALRNVVAGRHYWSAQIASAAAKALSSAAAPEPAVALSLRERQVLNLVVRGRTSASIAESLHLSVKTVETYRLRLMRKLGVSDITGLMRLAFKEGMLDTEGN; encoded by the coding sequence ATGAACCAGACCATCTATCTGGTCGACGATCACGCTGTGCTGAGAGACGGACTGCGCGCGCTGCTCGAACCTGCCGGATACCGGGTCGTGGGCGAGGGCTGGATTCCGCAGGCAGTGCTTCGAGACATCATGCGCGCGCCGCCCGACGTGGTACTGCTCGACCTGTCGCTCGGCGAGCATTCCGGCCTCGAACTGCTCGGCGAGATGCACCGCCGCAAGCTGCCGTCGCGCGTGCTGGTGCTGAGCATGCTCTCGCAGCCGCGCCAGGTGCTCGACGCCGTGAGGATGGGCGCGATGGGCTACGTACTCAAGGGATCAAAGGGTGGCGAGGTCATCGAGGCGCTGCGCAACGTGGTTGCGGGCCGCCACTACTGGAGCGCCCAGATCGCCTCCGCCGCGGCGAAGGCGCTCTCGTCGGCGGCGGCGCCGGAGCCTGCGGTGGCGCTCTCGCTGCGCGAGCGTCAGGTGCTCAATTTGGTGGTTCGGGGCCGCACGAGCGCCAGCATCGCGGAGTCGTTGCACCTGTCGGTCAAGACTGTGGAGACGTATCGCCTGCGCCTGATGCGCAAGCTCGGCGTCAGCGATATCACTGGTCTCATGCGGCTTGCCTTCAAGGAAGGGATGCTCGACACGGAGGGCAACTGA
- a CDS encoding sensor histidine kinase, with protein MATRQTAAPVADPASSKTSSANAEPWGTTKLWYRQVEEDGLDRVGEARAAALAVANSGRAWRFLRDMPLGLVLYDDQFRIVYQNLASEVMTGYPSSDFAGQSPIGLWIPESQRTVIGEILRRMREERVALHGRAVHVRRDGRLSWVQWHTTPLFDGDCFIGYLGTHSELSEAVRAAKHQAELLIDAAVDIAMVQLSPQGRILSWNRNAAALFDSHAKEALGLPFEMLFSSDGAECGVSASLLARARDGDRTEYEGWLGRTRETRFWGHLRLYPQRDDDDVVYALVMVARDLSERRRAEQQVRESEALLSAIVSAASDVILGIDDADRVILCNPAAERVFGRSAAQLKDGPLPDILPRGDGLRSLVDARRTLSGVGHDGRMQHLEVSATRTSVEGRSFITLVARDVTERVESEQAVERYREQLSALTRDLMDAEQKTNRRLAQLLHDQFGQTLTSLRIFVDAVRARLPASDDAIVQNGWSQISSLIDRGMREVREVLVELRPALLQEQGLAVALDNEVQAQAAKHPEVRVTLDAADELAERRWAPDVEYAVFMVAREAIANALLHSRGGHVAVRLDARGMPGLVLSVHDDGRGLGPAERAHKPGHLGLVGMRERALGIGAQLVVSSSAGRRGTTIELRYAP; from the coding sequence GTGGCAACCCGTCAAACAGCGGCCCCGGTGGCCGATCCCGCCAGTTCGAAAACCTCGTCCGCGAATGCCGAGCCGTGGGGCACGACCAAACTGTGGTATCGGCAGGTCGAGGAAGACGGCCTCGATCGTGTCGGCGAGGCGCGCGCGGCGGCGCTCGCGGTCGCCAACAGTGGCCGCGCATGGCGTTTCCTGCGCGATATGCCGCTTGGCCTCGTGCTCTATGACGATCAGTTCCGCATCGTCTATCAGAACCTCGCAAGTGAGGTGATGACGGGTTACCCCTCGTCCGATTTTGCCGGTCAGTCGCCGATCGGCCTCTGGATTCCGGAGAGTCAGCGCACCGTCATCGGAGAAATTCTGCGCCGCATGCGCGAAGAGCGCGTTGCGCTGCATGGCCGCGCCGTGCACGTGCGGCGCGACGGGCGCCTTTCCTGGGTCCAGTGGCACACGACGCCGCTCTTCGACGGCGACTGCTTCATCGGCTATCTCGGCACGCATAGCGAACTGAGCGAGGCGGTGCGCGCCGCCAAGCATCAGGCCGAATTGCTGATCGATGCGGCGGTCGATATCGCGATGGTCCAGCTCTCGCCCCAGGGCCGCATACTGAGTTGGAACCGCAACGCCGCCGCACTGTTCGATTCCCATGCGAAAGAGGCGCTGGGCTTACCGTTCGAGATGCTGTTTTCGTCGGATGGCGCCGAGTGCGGCGTGAGCGCATCGCTGCTCGCCCGCGCCCGTGACGGAGACCGCACCGAATACGAAGGCTGGCTCGGACGTACGCGCGAGACGCGGTTCTGGGGCCACTTGCGGCTCTACCCGCAGCGTGACGACGACGATGTCGTCTACGCGCTCGTGATGGTGGCGCGCGACCTGAGCGAACGCCGGCGCGCCGAACAGCAGGTGCGCGAGAGCGAAGCGCTGCTTTCGGCGATCGTGTCGGCGGCAAGCGACGTCATTCTCGGCATTGACGACGCCGACCGCGTCATCCTCTGCAACCCTGCGGCCGAACGTGTCTTCGGCCGCAGCGCCGCCCAGTTGAAGGACGGTCCGCTGCCCGACATCCTGCCGCGCGGCGACGGCCTGCGATCGCTTGTCGATGCGAGGCGAACCTTGTCGGGCGTAGGTCACGACGGGCGCATGCAGCACCTCGAAGTCTCCGCGACGCGCACGAGCGTCGAAGGCCGGAGCTTCATCACGCTCGTTGCACGAGACGTCACCGAGCGCGTCGAGTCCGAGCAGGCTGTCGAGCGCTATCGTGAGCAATTGTCCGCGTTGACGCGCGACCTGATGGACGCCGAGCAGAAGACCAACCGCCGTCTCGCGCAATTGCTGCACGACCAATTCGGCCAGACGCTCACCTCGCTGCGCATCTTCGTCGACGCCGTGCGCGCGCGTCTGCCCGCGAGCGACGACGCTATCGTGCAGAACGGCTGGTCGCAGATCTCGTCGCTCATCGATCGCGGCATGCGCGAAGTGCGCGAAGTGCTGGTTGAATTGCGGCCGGCGCTATTGCAAGAGCAGGGCCTTGCGGTAGCGCTCGACAACGAAGTGCAGGCGCAGGCGGCAAAGCATCCGGAAGTGCGCGTGACGCTCGATGCCGCCGACGAACTCGCCGAGCGCCGCTGGGCACCCGATGTCGAATATGCGGTCTTCATGGTGGCGCGCGAGGCCATTGCCAATGCGCTGCTGCATTCGCGCGGCGGCCATGTCGCGGTCAGGCTGGATGCACGGGGCATGCCCGGGCTGGTCCTGAGCGTGCACGACGACGGCCGCGGCCTCGGGCCCGCCGAACGTGCGCACAAGCCCGGCCATCTCGGGCTGGTGGGCATGCGCGAGCGCGCGCTGGGAATCGGTGCGCAACTTGTCGTGAGCTCTAGCGCCGGACGGCGCGGCACGACGATCGAGTTGAGGTACGCGCCATGA
- a CDS encoding glycoside hydrolase family 3 C-terminal domain-containing protein: protein MDNTLHEAAGLVSRMTIEERARLLSGDGWWRTHAVERLGLPAITCSDGPHGLRRLQGLFGDSVPATCFPTATALAATWNTSLIREVGAALGREAQAADVQILLGPGVNIKRSPLGGRNFEYFSEDPLLSGRMAVAYIDGVQGEGVGTSLKHFAVNSQETQRMATSSDIDERTLRETYLQAFEIAVREAQPWSVMSAYNPVNGVYASEHRELLTDILRDEWGFEGFVVSDWGGINDRASSVAAGTNLEMPGSGDYNRNRIIAAVRDGRLSNETLERAATELVAVALKATAAKKPAFAFDADAHHALARQVGGESIVLLKNEDGVLPLRARQKVALIGDFAKAPRYQGAGSSQVNPIRVTNAFDEFATLLGADRLLHAAGCDAEGDTDDALLADAVNKAASADVAIVFVGLPDSYESEGFDRRSIDMPPGHVRLIEAVAIAQPSIVVVLLNGSAVAMPWIDGVKGVVEGWLGGQAGGGALADVLTGRVNPSGKLSETFPVCIEQTPAFPAFPSHCGHALYGEGLFVGYRHYDIRDIEPLFPFGFGLSYTEFAYTRIESGTAAFDADAGGSIAVDVTVRNVGAVAGQEVVQLYVHERAPAHPGPVNELRAFDKVMLAPGEERTLRFALGRRDFAHYDPQAQAWSVNPGEFDVRVGGSSRDLPLQATLHVRARPLARTLTRQSLVQDFSRMPAVYEEFARALGFAELVEPAPEASSADMTREQITAARKARMATRAFVDEMPINKVPAFSKGRLSEARLDEILRIASA, encoded by the coding sequence ATGGACAACACGCTGCACGAGGCCGCCGGCCTGGTATCGCGCATGACGATCGAGGAGCGAGCGCGGCTCCTCTCCGGCGACGGCTGGTGGCGAACGCACGCCGTCGAGCGCCTCGGGCTGCCCGCGATCACCTGTTCGGACGGGCCGCACGGTCTGCGCAGACTGCAGGGCCTTTTCGGCGACAGCGTGCCGGCCACCTGTTTTCCGACCGCGACCGCGCTGGCCGCGACCTGGAATACCAGCCTGATCCGTGAGGTCGGCGCGGCGCTCGGACGCGAGGCGCAGGCAGCCGATGTGCAGATCCTGCTCGGCCCCGGTGTCAACATCAAACGCTCGCCGCTCGGCGGCCGCAACTTCGAATACTTCTCGGAAGACCCGTTGCTGTCGGGCCGCATGGCAGTCGCGTACATCGATGGCGTGCAGGGCGAAGGCGTCGGCACGTCGCTCAAGCACTTCGCGGTGAACAGCCAGGAAACGCAACGCATGGCGACAAGCTCCGACATCGACGAACGGACGCTGCGCGAGACGTACCTGCAGGCCTTCGAGATCGCGGTGCGCGAGGCGCAGCCGTGGTCCGTGATGAGCGCTTATAACCCGGTCAACGGCGTTTATGCATCGGAGCATCGCGAATTGCTGACGGATATCTTGCGCGACGAGTGGGGCTTCGAAGGCTTCGTCGTGTCGGACTGGGGCGGAATCAACGACCGCGCGAGCAGCGTGGCGGCAGGCACGAACCTGGAGATGCCGGGCAGCGGCGATTACAACCGCAACCGGATCATCGCGGCCGTGCGTGACGGACGCTTGTCGAACGAGACGCTCGAGCGCGCCGCGACCGAACTCGTGGCCGTGGCGCTGAAGGCGACCGCCGCGAAGAAGCCCGCCTTCGCCTTCGACGCCGACGCGCATCACGCCCTCGCTCGGCAAGTCGGCGGCGAGTCGATCGTGCTGTTGAAGAACGAAGATGGCGTGTTGCCGCTGCGCGCCCGCCAGAAAGTCGCGCTGATCGGCGATTTTGCGAAGGCGCCGCGGTATCAGGGCGCGGGTAGTTCGCAGGTCAACCCGATCCGCGTGACGAACGCCTTCGACGAGTTCGCCACCTTGCTCGGCGCGGACAGACTGTTGCACGCGGCAGGCTGCGACGCCGAGGGCGACACCGACGACGCGCTGCTCGCCGACGCGGTGAACAAAGCCGCGTCGGCGGACGTGGCGATCGTCTTCGTCGGCTTGCCCGATAGTTACGAATCGGAAGGCTTTGACCGCCGCTCGATCGACATGCCGCCCGGCCACGTGCGACTGATCGAAGCCGTAGCGATAGCGCAGCCGAGCATCGTGGTCGTGCTGCTGAACGGTTCCGCCGTCGCAATGCCGTGGATCGACGGCGTCAAGGGCGTGGTCGAGGGCTGGCTCGGCGGGCAAGCCGGCGGCGGCGCGCTGGCGGACGTGCTCACGGGACGCGTCAATCCGTCGGGCAAGCTCAGCGAGACCTTTCCGGTTTGCATCGAGCAGACGCCGGCCTTTCCGGCCTTCCCGAGCCATTGCGGCCATGCGCTTTATGGAGAGGGGCTCTTCGTTGGCTACCGGCACTACGACATTCGGGATATCGAACCGCTGTTCCCGTTCGGCTTCGGCCTGAGCTATACGGAGTTTGCGTATACCCGCATCGAAAGCGGCACGGCCGCCTTCGATGCCGATGCAGGCGGCTCGATCGCCGTCGATGTGACGGTCAGGAACGTCGGCGCTGTTGCGGGGCAAGAGGTCGTGCAGCTCTATGTGCACGAGCGCGCACCCGCGCACCCGGGGCCTGTCAACGAACTGCGCGCGTTCGACAAGGTCATGCTCGCGCCCGGCGAGGAAAGGACGCTGCGCTTCGCGCTCGGCCGCCGCGACTTCGCGCACTACGATCCGCAAGCGCAAGCATGGTCGGTGAACCCGGGCGAGTTCGATGTGCGCGTGGGAGGATCGTCACGCGATCTGCCGCTGCAGGCGACCCTCCACGTGCGGGCGCGCCCGTTGGCGAGGACGCTCACGCGGCAGTCGCTGGTGCAGGATTTCAGCCGGATGCCGGCGGTGTACGAAGAATTCGCGCGCGCGCTCGGATTCGCCGAACTGGTCGAGCCGGCGCCCGAGGCATCGTCCGCCGACATGACGCGGGAGCAGATCACCGCGGCGCGCAAGGCGCGCATGGCGACCCGCGCGTTCGTCGACGAAATGCCCATCAACAAGGTGCCGGCGTTCTCGAAAGGGCGATTGAGCGAGGCTCGGCTCGACGAGATTTTGCGCATCGCGTCGGCGTAG
- a CDS encoding ABC transporter substrate-binding protein: MKVGKFMGGLCAAGLLSGAAASVQAAEAVSVLHWWTSGGESKAVGVLKSDMQKQGYAWKDFAVAGGAGASAMTVLKTQVISGNAPAAAQIKGPLIQEWAEQGVLAPIDSAAGDWKKNLPPQIDKIIRANGHYVAAPFSVHRVNWLYINKAALDKAGGKVPTTWPEFFAVADKMKAAGIVPVAMGGQPWQDVTLWEGVVLSQGADFYRKAIVDLDPKTLTSDKMVQVFDTVRRIQSYFDRGRASRDWNLATAMVVNGKAGMQFMGDWAKGEFAGANKKPGSDYICAAVPGTDKAYTFNVDAFVFFQQPGQKEATPGQLALAKTIMSPAFQEQFSLYKGSIPVRLGAPMAKFDDCARKSYADEQTAIAGNGYVPSLSGSMAQSDAIAGAITDVVTTFMNSNQDSKRAVQALAKAAKTK, translated from the coding sequence ATGAAAGTCGGCAAATTCATGGGCGGCCTGTGCGCCGCAGGCCTCTTGTCTGGCGCAGCGGCATCGGTGCAGGCCGCCGAAGCCGTGTCGGTGCTGCACTGGTGGACGTCGGGCGGCGAATCGAAGGCCGTTGGCGTCCTCAAGAGCGACATGCAGAAGCAAGGCTACGCGTGGAAAGACTTCGCGGTCGCGGGCGGCGCGGGCGCCTCCGCGATGACCGTGCTCAAGACCCAGGTGATCTCGGGCAACGCGCCGGCGGCCGCGCAAATCAAAGGCCCGCTGATTCAGGAGTGGGCCGAGCAAGGCGTGCTCGCGCCGATCGATTCGGCCGCCGGAGACTGGAAGAAGAACCTTCCGCCGCAGATCGACAAGATCATCCGCGCCAACGGCCATTACGTCGCGGCGCCCTTCTCGGTGCATCGCGTGAATTGGCTGTACATCAACAAGGCCGCGCTCGACAAGGCAGGCGGTAAAGTGCCGACCACATGGCCGGAATTCTTCGCCGTGGCCGACAAGATGAAGGCCGCGGGCATCGTTCCGGTTGCGATGGGCGGCCAGCCGTGGCAGGACGTGACGCTGTGGGAAGGCGTGGTGCTCTCGCAGGGCGCGGACTTTTACAGGAAGGCGATCGTCGATCTTGATCCAAAGACGCTCACGTCCGACAAGATGGTCCAAGTATTCGACACGGTGCGCAGGATTCAATCGTACTTCGATCGCGGCCGCGCCAGCCGTGACTGGAATCTCGCGACGGCGATGGTCGTCAACGGCAAGGCCGGCATGCAGTTCATGGGCGACTGGGCGAAAGGCGAATTCGCCGGCGCGAACAAAAAGCCGGGCAGCGACTACATTTGCGCGGCGGTGCCGGGCACGGACAAGGCGTACACGTTCAACGTCGATGCGTTCGTGTTCTTCCAGCAGCCGGGCCAAAAGGAAGCGACGCCCGGCCAGCTCGCACTCGCGAAGACGATCATGTCTCCGGCGTTTCAGGAACAGTTCAGCCTGTACAAGGGCTCGATTCCGGTGCGGCTTGGCGCGCCGATGGCGAAATTCGACGACTGCGCCAGGAAGTCCTACGCGGACGAACAAACAGCGATCGCCGGCAACGGGTACGTGCCGTCGCTTTCGGGCAGCATGGCTCAATCGGATGCGATCGCCGGCGCAATCACCGACGTCGTCACCACGTTCATGAACTCGAACCAGGATTCGAAGCGCGCGGTTCAAGCGCTTGCGAAGGCTGCGAAGACGAAGTAA